The Halomonas sp. KG2 genome contains a region encoding:
- a CDS encoding ABC transporter permease, with product MSDINWRLAARSLKRDLRAADVRALFVALVLAVAASTMIAFFLDRLERGLERQAGQMLGGDLVLEQREPFSEELRTTLEQAGFTLSDQVDLVSMISRGERFQPASLKAVDEVYPHYGVSHVDRGNGVEQIVSGPPPGEVWADPRLAQLIDIAIGDRVQVGQTELLISGIIEREADQSAGFSNFNPRLMLNTADLEATGLVQLGSRLEFELLAAGPPAALEQVQVLLAELRRNGVDVRDVRVDRPQLGNALQRAESYLGLAGLAAVLLAGVAVAMSTRRYVERHLDTAALLRCFGASQYQLVTIFTLQLMGLALMAAIIGALLGLIGQAVLLWLLTSFLPMTLPPPGIMPLWLGIFTALAVLVGFAGPTLLRIKRVSALKVLRRELDPLPPSAWLVVGVASLVFGGLLWLYSGSFSLALALLIGGAALLGLLWMASTLLLNGLLKAVQRLSGGSEWGQAFRLGGRQLARRKQAGLGQLLAFSVTFFAMAMIVLVRGDLLSTWQDQLPANTPNYFAINIQPSERDAFEEAVAPRVETQSTLYPMVRGRISAINGQPPIEAVPPDARGDNSLRRELNLTWQSELPEGNQVVAGEWFSQPSEPQGWMSEVEATPQEASSVVPISVEDGLAERLGLGLGDELTFSVGGDTITTRIESLRSLNWDSFNPNFFVIFPPGVLESFGHSFITAFHLPEQEQSLIRQLVNDFPGVSLLNVDAILGQVREVLTQVTRAVELVLILVLMAGVSVLYAALTASRPVRAHESGLLRVFGAGNRMISRVQGAEYALLGFASGLMGAFLAEFATAALYLYWLDLTPRLHVSLWLVLPLGGALLIGIIGHALSYSLRRQAPAASLGLLGEA from the coding sequence ATGAGTGATATAAACTGGCGGCTTGCGGCACGTAGTTTGAAGCGTGACCTACGTGCCGCTGATGTTCGCGCGCTGTTTGTCGCGCTGGTGTTGGCAGTTGCCGCTTCTACCATGATCGCCTTTTTTTTAGATCGCCTGGAACGTGGGTTAGAGCGCCAAGCAGGTCAGATGCTGGGTGGCGACTTAGTTCTTGAGCAGCGCGAGCCATTCTCTGAGGAGCTACGCACCACGCTAGAGCAAGCGGGTTTTACGCTGAGTGATCAGGTTGATCTGGTGTCAATGATTAGTCGTGGTGAGCGCTTCCAGCCAGCTAGCTTGAAAGCGGTGGATGAAGTCTATCCTCACTATGGCGTTTCCCATGTGGATCGTGGCAACGGGGTTGAGCAGATTGTATCAGGCCCTCCGCCTGGGGAAGTCTGGGCAGACCCACGGTTAGCGCAACTGATTGACATTGCGATAGGCGACCGAGTTCAGGTAGGCCAAACAGAACTGCTGATTAGTGGGATTATCGAGCGCGAGGCGGATCAGTCTGCCGGTTTTAGTAATTTCAATCCTCGTTTAATGCTCAATACCGCCGACCTGGAAGCAACAGGATTGGTGCAGTTGGGGTCACGGCTCGAGTTTGAACTGCTTGCTGCTGGGCCTCCCGCAGCACTGGAGCAAGTGCAGGTCTTACTGGCCGAACTAAGGCGTAATGGGGTAGATGTACGTGATGTCCGTGTTGACCGTCCTCAGTTAGGCAACGCGCTTCAACGCGCTGAGAGTTATCTGGGTCTTGCCGGATTAGCGGCCGTATTGTTAGCGGGCGTCGCGGTGGCTATGTCGACTCGCCGTTACGTTGAACGCCACCTGGACACCGCGGCGTTGCTGCGCTGCTTCGGCGCCAGTCAATATCAGCTGGTGACTATTTTTACCCTGCAATTAATGGGACTCGCACTAATGGCGGCAATTATTGGCGCGCTGTTGGGGCTTATTGGTCAAGCTGTGCTGTTGTGGCTGTTAACTAGTTTTTTACCTATGACACTGCCGCCCCCCGGTATTATGCCGCTCTGGCTAGGCATTTTTACTGCGCTTGCGGTACTGGTTGGTTTTGCTGGCCCCACACTGTTACGCATTAAGCGTGTCAGTGCGCTGAAAGTGTTGCGTCGTGAGCTTGACCCACTACCGCCGTCTGCTTGGCTAGTAGTGGGAGTTGCGAGTCTCGTGTTTGGTGGCCTGTTGTGGCTTTACTCAGGTAGCTTTTCGCTTGCACTGGCGCTACTCATCGGTGGTGCGGCCCTGTTAGGGCTTTTATGGATGGCAAGCACGCTGTTGCTAAACGGGCTGTTGAAAGCTGTTCAACGGCTTTCCGGTGGAAGTGAGTGGGGCCAAGCGTTTCGGTTGGGCGGCAGGCAGCTGGCCCGTCGAAAGCAAGCAGGGCTTGGACAACTGCTGGCGTTTTCGGTCACGTTTTTTGCGATGGCGATGATCGTGCTAGTGAGGGGGGATTTACTGTCCACCTGGCAAGATCAGTTGCCGGCGAATACCCCTAACTACTTTGCTATCAATATTCAGCCCAGTGAGCGAGATGCCTTCGAGGAGGCGGTTGCTCCGCGGGTGGAGACCCAAAGCACTCTATACCCAATGGTGCGCGGAAGAATCAGTGCTATTAACGGTCAGCCGCCGATAGAAGCCGTTCCTCCTGATGCCAGAGGTGATAACTCGCTGCGCCGTGAACTGAATCTTACCTGGCAATCAGAGTTGCCCGAAGGTAATCAGGTCGTCGCCGGAGAGTGGTTTTCACAACCGAGTGAGCCTCAGGGATGGATGAGTGAGGTGGAGGCCACGCCTCAGGAAGCTTCTAGCGTTGTGCCCATCTCCGTGGAAGATGGACTAGCAGAGCGCCTTGGTCTTGGGTTAGGCGACGAGCTAACGTTCTCCGTCGGCGGTGATACGATCACTACCCGTATTGAGAGCCTTCGCAGCCTTAACTGGGATAGCTTTAACCCGAATTTCTTCGTTATTTTTCCACCGGGCGTGCTTGAATCGTTTGGCCATAGTTTTATCACCGCGTTTCACTTGCCAGAACAAGAGCAGAGCTTAATCCGACAATTAGTCAATGATTTTCCAGGCGTATCACTGCTCAACGTGGATGCCATCTTAGGCCAAGTGCGCGAGGTGCTTACCCAGGTCACCCGAGCAGTGGAGCTAGTGCTTATTCTGGTTCTGATGGCTGGCGTTAGTGTGCTTTATGCAGCACTGACGGCTAGCCGACCGGTACGCGCCCATGAGAGCGGCTTGCTGCGTGTATTTGGTGCAGGTAACCGAATGATTTCACGGGTACAAGGCGCTGAATATGCGCTGCTCGGTTTTGCCAGCGGTTTGATGGGGGCCTTCCTTGCAGAGTTTGCCACTGCCGCGCTGTATCTCTATTGGCTTGATTTAACGCCGCGCCTGCATGTGAGCTTATGGCTAGTTCTGCCCTTAGGGGGCGCATTACTGATTGGCATTATCGGACATGCCCTTTCTTATAGCCTGCGGCGTCAAGCGCCTGCGGCGAGTTTGGGGTTGCTTGGTGAGGCTTAA